Within Lytechinus pictus isolate F3 Inbred chromosome 19, Lp3.0, whole genome shotgun sequence, the genomic segment TGAAAGAAGCAACTCTCATTGAGTTCATTTTTTCTGGCAGGGGGTGGGCAATCACCCTTTGCCCAGATTCCCACACAATAGTTGTTTTCACTTTTCACTTCTAAGGGACCTATGGCTTTGCCTCCTCACCTTGTTCTTGATTTTCCTGCGGACTTTCTTGAGGGATTTTTCTTCAGCCTTGGTGAGGGGTAATTTGGTTGGAATTGGGTAGCCTTCCTGTCTCAGGGTCCTCTTCTCTTCCTCCGTCAGGTGCAGGGGTCCAGATTGGGGCAGTTtctattaataaaaatattacaaagaCATATTTGTAGGGATTGTTCTGTCTTTTCTGTAGATCAGGCTATTTTTTGTCAATTGGAGgttcatctttttttaagaTTGAGTGCCCATCGATGgctatttgttttttatattggtaGATTTTTTGCTGGAGTTTTTATAGTGGggcattttatcatcatcacaacttgcatcatttttttcaataccattagtgtcatgaagaagctatcaccatcattattgtcatcacaactatcattattttcattatcataaccatcttcatcatcaccaccaccaacaccatcatcatcaccatcatcatcttcatcatcatcattatcatcatcatcatcatcattttcaccatcatcatcatcatcatatcatcatcatcatcatatcatcatcatcatcactatcatcatcatcatcatgatcatatcattatcatcatcaccaccatcctcctcctcctccccctcatcatcatcattgacatGTTTACCTGGATGTTGGTGAAGAGCTGAGGAGAGACGGTTCGGCAGATTGATCTCTTGGCAGGTTGGATGGGTAAGGCACGGGGTGACGAGGGCGTGGACCTCTGTGGGCTCTCGCTCCCGTCGCTGTCGCTGGCAGTACTACCCGGTGGTGTCGGTGGCATCTGATGATTCGTATCCAGTCCTGAGGATGAAACAAACCACAGTCAAGATTAGGTTGGGGTCTTGAAATCTTAAATCTAGTAAATGTCAGGCTTTAgttttgtgtgtgtgactgtgactTCTGGTATGGTCCAGTGTAACAACTGGTAGAGTACAAGCAACCATGCACATCGATTGAAACTCCCATAAGTTGAAACTATGCAGAAGTTAAAGTTATTTACAAGACACCAGTCTTCAACCATCAATTAATTTGTTTCGTTGTGCAAGTTAAATTTTGTTAAGAAggtgtttattaaacaataaacataataaacatgcCTTCATCTTCCAAACCATTCTCCCCTCACCCTCCCTCCATCCCTTCTCTCCAACACTCTCCCCTCTCCACCCTGCCTCCGTCCTTTCCACCACACCTCTCTCCCCTCCCTTCTCATATTCCTCTTGTCAATGTATCATGATACATACCATTATCCAcattcatcatcgtcaccaaTTCCAGCTTGATCTTCGAGCCTTCCTGCTTCTGCTGCAAGGTGGTCAACGTTGGTTTCAGTTCTCCGTTTCTGGTCAGTGATGTCCGATTGGCAGTGGTCAAGATGGATTTGACGCCGGTCAGCTTGTCCATGAGTAGATAGCCGGTGGTCAAGCCGGCGGGCGTGGTGGCGGTGGTGTGCTGGTTTGACGAGAGTAAGGAGATATGTTGGTGGTCCTCGGTCTCCGGAGAAACGGGAAGCATGTCATCGAGGCCTTCGGGATCGTAGTTGCTGTCCAAATCATCTGAAAGATTCATAGAGGAAGACAATAAATATACACTGAagtattgaccctaaatgacctttgaccttggtcatgtgacatgaaactcaggcaggatgttcagtaatacttgattaaccttatggccaagtttcatgaactaggtccatatactttctaagttatgatgtcatttcaaaaacttagccttcggttaagatttggtgttgacgccgccgccgccgtcggaaaagcggcgcctatagtctcactctgctttgcaggtgagacaaaaattagcTAATGCATTGAAATTCTACTGTTACAGATTCATGCCCccattggctatccatagttaaagcGCAACTtgaaaccagagtttaaattaaaccggacatcagaatacgggccatagaataaatcaaatttcttcCCACCTTCTTGCTTAATCTCCTTCATCATGGGCGAATTGGGTTCACTCATCATAGAGTAGCTATGCTCGTCGGTGATGTGGGGCGGCGACGGATCAATGGATTCTCCCGACACCATCTTGTCGGAGGAGAGCAGCGGGTCATCGTCAAACAGGTAATCATACTCGTAGTAGCTGGAGGAAGATAAGCCATCAAGGTGGTCGGTCATCGGctgtaggtcaaaggtcaagaagAGATTTTACGGTTAGATTTTCAACAGCAAGGAATacgatgtttaaaaaaaatcttggatcTTGTCATAATGTTATGATGTTGTCAAATCATAATGTTGAGTAGCAATACTTATTACTAGTATTTGGATAGAAGAATAATTGCAAACATTAAACACAAATAAATACTTTTAGAATTATGTATATTGACATGCATTACTTAaataaaactcattaaatagAATACAACAAATTGCTTTAATTCCTACAATGCCTATTAGCACAGACAGTATCTCTCGATCCTTTTGTCTTGATCCATCCGACAAAAACCCCACTCAAACACTTTCATCAAAGCAAATACTTAGTCTTTCCAAATCATCCTCACAATCTAAACCATGTCTTTTCGTTCACCTTCATTCATATAAACACTGCAACATGTGATCTATTAAACAAATGAGGTCAATTTGCGATCATATGATCACAAGAAATGTCCTTCCGTTAtcattcatgaagacatgaccTTCAATGAGCTGTGTGACTTTCAGAGCTCAGTGATACTAAGCACACTCGCATGTGTATATAAAAGAATTGTGATACGTCAGTGATGACAAATAGAAAACACAGTcccaatttcatattattcagaCTATACATTAATGCATGGTACTTTACGAGCAATGTTCAATGATGGTGGTGGAagtgtttttgttttccttcaattttcaatgtacattgttatcatgccaatatttttacaatatttatcTGGTTAtggaattttcattcatttatgacCATCAGGTTGAAATGAAAAGGGGGAGGGTTTTACTATGTGATAATAAGTACAAGTTCAAATACAAGTTACAACCCATCAAAACATGCCAATAGCATTTATCACTTTAGAAAGGTTGTGACCGTGTTGTTAAACTACtagtatgccccccccccacctaaaatAGTCAAAAGTACAAAGTCAGATCCCAAGTTCAAATCCAAAACAatgacaaaagaaaattatcaatGATCTTATCAGATACTGTCAACAAGAACATGGTCTTTAAAAACCAATAGTAACTGATACAGCGTAGTTCTATCAAATTAATCTCACAATGCGATGTTACAAATTATACACTGGGAATGGAATGCTGTTTTGTGTGATAAGAGAAAGGCAATGGAACGGAGTACATTGTCATGTCCAAAGGTCAGATCCTTGatcattcaaaataattcaaagaattaCGATCAAGTTTCAAACCAGAGAGAATGGGTGGTTTGCTGATAATCAGACCAAGGTATTAGTCTAACTATTCCCTGATAAATCTAGGTTGCACCCCAACaatatagacctacatgtaacttGTAGAGAATGCTCATGTCAATTTtactttttcaattttcaggacaaccAAAATTCAAGGACATTCATTATCAAATAaacacagttcttgtatagtgcaCAACGCATATACCACATTATGATATAACGTCCCTATGAATTTACACGTACAGAGGACTTggatatcatatatttatatcatacatgttttttttccttcaaatttcaagtcaaaaatatattttgaactaGGATTAAATTGATTCATAAAATGCAGGGAATGTGACAGCTTCATAAATGTAAATGCTAATATTTTCACCATGTTTGCAGTGGTTCAGAATCTACATCCTGTCTGAAACTAAATAATAAATGACTACGGTAAAAGTCCAAATCCAATCACCTGTTATAAATTCAAGGATCATTCAATATAGCAAACCAGATGGAAGGGAAAGGTGATCACGATGTATTGATCATGGTACATAGTACAATATAAACCTCTTTGAAGGGCAtagtaatattttcattatagtATCATTCATTGCATGGGCAAGAGAAGGgggcagagctgccaagttgtattttgcattttcagtattcttatcccccaaaatcagtattttgacaaaaaaaatcagtatttttaccgtgtgagataaatattttccccaaaaaagtgtatttcataataaaatgcttggcacactcgcccatcacggcgctcaagctgcatgcaagcttaaatgcgcactgctcttgcagatgaaaaaaaaaaacattgaaacttgtgtataactcaccctggtttttacaaaatgattgaaaaaaaaaaacaagttacctgaaattacattgatctaataaccatatttgtgtacgttttatgaaatagagacatatagagatgatttttctcaataaatgacaatttttgtaaaaaaaaaaaaaaaaatttggttgaaaaatcgtactaaatacggccaaaaacgtactggttggcaggtctgaggGGGGAGCAAGTGAGGATCATGCTAGAAAAGGGTTTGAGGAGTGGCAGGAATGAGAAtaaatgggggggggagggagaaaggggggATAGCGATTGAAGAAAGTAGGCTGCAGGCAAAGACCCTGATCGAAAATTTGatcaagtgggtcttcacacaagactagcataTATagaacttgctgtttcaattcctgAGCAAGAGGGCCTTCTGTACATACATGAAGTCATTataggctgcatattcagaccacttGACTTGAGTGaaaggtttgcacagcagactagggagggaaaagagggggaggggagggaagAGGGGAGGGAAGAGGGGGGGAAGAGGGgagggaagagggggggggggggagggaaaaGAGGGGGGAGGAGGGAAAACTGGGTAAGGAGAGAAAATGGAGGTGAGGGAAGGGGAGCGAGGGGGGAAAGGTAGGAAGGGGAGACATGGGGACGAAAGGTGATCACCACTGTGGCGACTTACTGGAGTAACCAAGCTTTGCGGCTGTtgtttatttataaaacaaCTGGGTTCTCTCAtaagagaaagggaaataagataaaaatagaGGTAAGAAGTTAATGTACTGTCAGGGGGGAAATGGGAGGTATTTGCAGGTAACATAAAACTATATTTAAATACTACCTACTAATTATCACACTCTAAAAATTAGTATGAGGAAATAACACTGATGACTTTCAGGAAGCAAAACTATGAAATGCAGCAGATTCTACCaacttgaaaataataaaataactgttttatttttatccatgatgtatgaATCGCAGACTGAAGTACTGTAGCCTACAAAAGTGAATTAAATGGGGAAAACATGGAATAGCCGATATATTTGGGAAAGTAATTCAATCATTCCAAACATATTGTTTATAAAAAGAACATATGTGAATACAATCAATAGACATAGAATGCCCCTCAAACATTGGGGCCATCATTGTATTGTAATGAGAAAATCAACACATGATAACTGATAAGGTctgtatttataaaaataacTCAATTGTCTACAAATAggcaggccaataatacatatTGTAGGTGCAGTGTAATCTGATTGTACAACAGCATGTTTTGTAGAGAATTTCTCTGAAAAACATTTTGTCATCAAACATGTATGTTTAACTGTAATCCGAAAGTCCTGTAAAAGGCAATGGGAAAATATTCCAACTCACTTTTTAGGTAGGCTACCATGCTAACTACATGTAGGCCCACAATGAATTTGGGTTGTTCATTAGTTCTTTGTGGGAGAAATatacttcaaaatatcatttaaagGGCAGTGAATTCCACCCACTAAGTACGGCAGATCATCAAAACCTTTTACATTGAAAAAGGATTTTAAAGGCTAATCCACATTGACACATCAAGCAAAACAAGGAGACACGTTGATCTTTGCCCATGCAACTCTTGCTCCCATGATAAAGATGCATCCATGCACCCCAATGGCACAGGAAGCGTCTAATTCTGTCCCGTAGACATCGTCTAACCAATCCCTTTGTGACATCACAGGAAATTATTGACGGTGCTCCCTCGCTTGCCCTCGCTCGGTATAGCCCACTCCCAAAGTCAACTCGATTCGAATGAGCTGTATCTAGTCTGTGTATGTTGCTGTACACTTTAGTGCTAATCACCAAGTATGCGAAAATTGGCCCTTTTAGTATCTGTCCCTTTAAGTTGAATACAATGTACTGTATACTGTACAAttaatttcaatgtttatttgTTGAATAAACCATTTACTTGTTTGTTATTCATGAATAAAGATGCAATTATATGCATTGCCCACTTGTACGTAAATCAATACTCAGTGTTATCCATTTACAAATACCAAAACAAACtgatatcaaataaataaaacatgaaatgaagTGTATTCAAATTGCAATTCTTTCATTGAAAACAGGATGCAATGTCCAAAGTTAGATTCATAACATATCCTGTGTATTCATTACAGAACAATATTTCACTTTAGGTAAATGTTTATGTTTAGCAGTACTTGGAATCATTTTTCTTCATGAGAAACAcatgtagtgaaaaaaaaatcaccgctTAAAAATGCAGGAAAATGTTGAGCTTTTTATTGaaaacttttttcatatcaagggcaaatttatcattaattattatgGATGAAACAGAGTTAATGTGTACTAAAGGACCCAATTAAAGAATAAAAGGCTGAATTGCTGATGCTATCCTGGACAAAAATAAGGAACTGGTTTATTCAAGGTTCAAGTCAATTCCTGCTTGAACATGTATTACCTGTATAGGTCAacaacccaccccccccccaaaaaaaaaatacatgtagaagagGAATCACGTCCAtaaagtaaatatatatataccgtaAGGCTTTGATGGTGGACTTTGttactatcattttttttttcaaagtcaacCTTTGAAGATAATAAAGGATAACCTTTCAATTTGATGAACAAGATATAATTGTTTTTTGACGGAGCTCTTGAACTGAAGCCACTTAGATCTCAAGAACAACAAGGAAGGAAACCATTGTAAATGATTTGATCAAATAGTTTTAGGTATTATTTTGATAAGGGGTTATTAAATGTATGAATCTATATTTACATGATTGTGTATAAGTGCTaagatttgatttaaaaaatggatTTTATGTTTCTCTCCTTCTGGAGGTTGGTCAACAATCAAACTCTGTTTTTTCTAGAATAAACAACA encodes:
- the LOC129282409 gene encoding cyclic AMP-responsive element-binding protein 3-like protein 2; this encodes MTDHLDGLSSSSYYEYDYLFDDDPLLSSDKMVSGESIDPSPPHITDEHSYSMMSEPNSPMMKEIKQEDDLDSNYDPEGLDDMLPVSPETEDHQHISLLSSNQHTTATTPAGLTTGYLLMDKLTGVKSILTTANRTSLTRNGELKPTLTTLQQKQEGSKIKLELVTMMNVDNGLDTNHQMPPTPPGSTASDSDGSESPQRSTPSSPRALPIQPAKRSICRTVSPQLFTNIQKLPQSGPLHLTEEEKRTLRQEGYPIPTKLPLTKAEEKSLKKVRRKIKNKISAQESRRKKKEYLEALEKRMDSYTSENTELKRKVENLENTNQSLVSQLSKLQSIVNKISKPIKAHSTQTGTCLMVLVLCFAVFLGSWTPHSFLSSNQHLPKIFSSSPPNNDMPHPFFGPYGNNIQYSAPSFHGDNDEDQPDPIFRMYGPKPAYGSDDEDPYATNSMRSSRTLLSYQDEEDAFAGVDHRYHDDSHALLDNIAPEAPSFAKMAAAMMTGQGSEVAGVESEETGYEAYIMHPDMEAKIIPVDTMALINRSSNK